In Bacteroidota bacterium, one genomic interval encodes:
- a CDS encoding LysM peptidoglycan-binding domain-containing protein: MNYFVSISESLDSLNKSKINLSDKSEYDIADYSSLNLVTELTRRILLRQLKAYKFLGLTKEQFEEIIRTQKGEKRKIRHIINAHETIFSISKKYGIEAEELLQINNLKVTDLNPGIELLIEVKAENIYQRFDIPVFTEHTGEELLGRDLNNSFSPGASGDFEVLSPRETIKQGVANITLTKRGDYPLLNSFGISFGEDGNFPEDLADNLILTEVSNALNSDPRISAIKSIKVDRKGNEVLIDAEVETIV; this comes from the coding sequence ATGAATTATTTTGTAAGTATTTCAGAAAGTCTTGATTCTCTTAATAAAAGTAAAATAAATTTAAGCGATAAAAGTGAATACGATATCGCAGACTATTCAAGCCTGAATTTGGTTACGGAGTTAACAAGAAGAATTTTACTTAGGCAACTAAAAGCTTATAAATTCCTCGGATTGACAAAAGAACAGTTTGAAGAAATAATTCGCACCCAAAAAGGTGAAAAACGAAAAATACGACACATTATTAACGCTCACGAAACAATATTTTCAATATCGAAAAAATATGGAATTGAAGCGGAAGAATTACTTCAGATAAATAATCTCAAAGTTACTGACCTAAATCCGGGGATTGAATTATTGATAGAGGTAAAGGCAGAGAATATCTATCAAAGATTTGATATTCCTGTGTTTACTGAACATACGGGAGAAGAATTATTAGGAAGAGATTTAAATAATAGCTTTTCACCCGGAGCAAGCGGTGATTTTGAAGTTCTTTCGCCGAGAGAAACCATAAAACAAGGTGTCGCAAATATCACTCTTACTAAGAGAGGTGATTATCCACTGCTTAACAGTTTCGGGATCTCTTTCGGGGAGGATGGTAATTTCCCGGAGGATCTGGCTGATAACTTGATTTTGACAGAGGTGTCAAATGCCCTTAACAGTGACCCACGAATCAGTGCGATAAAAAGCATTAAGGTTGACAGAAAAGGAAATGAGGTACTAATAGATGCAGAAGTTGAAACGATAGTATGA
- a CDS encoding baseplate J/gp47 family protein, with product MKTQEQILSDLIADFASSQDKVTYFGRDSVARGFLHAISYAVSEIWQDIYQAKRQSHVLTASGSDLDLLAGKFGLVRKGLTGSSTVLNFSGIDETVIPAGTIVTDSTGSIRYQTKYTIKLGKNDSITRPLASSSIGDSVLAESMEEGRKSSIENGLLNKLESTIIGVTSVTNILPSIGGSEIESDEDFRARILEQFSVLNLNTQKFYETLAKYSNPTVYKALAKHNPLNLGTKIYLVKNSFGTYTSPELTAIANNIYSNQRALNPITCTNATIKAIEISFHYKRDQRVSRGKIYSDSSKVISNFIEGIFDFGCTLNYFDLYRRILAVDGITEMRESLFFINQGQQNIALLDTEVPRFIKLTINDGTVTELGIEQEYSSL from the coding sequence ATGAAGACTCAAGAACAAATATTAAGTGATCTGATTGCGGATTTTGCGAGCTCACAGGACAAAGTAACATACTTTGGTCGTGATTCAGTCGCAAGGGGATTTCTGCATGCAATCAGTTATGCAGTGAGCGAAATTTGGCAGGATATTTATCAAGCTAAAAGGCAATCTCATGTATTAACAGCATCAGGAAGCGATCTTGATTTACTTGCCGGTAAATTTGGACTGGTAAGAAAAGGTCTAACAGGAAGTAGTACAGTACTTAATTTTTCAGGTATTGACGAAACTGTAATTCCTGCCGGAACAATAGTTACTGATTCTACCGGGAGTATTCGGTATCAGACTAAATACACAATCAAACTCGGTAAGAACGATTCAATAACCCGTCCGCTTGCAAGTTCTTCAATTGGTGATAGTGTGCTTGCTGAAAGCATGGAAGAAGGGAGAAAATCTTCGATTGAAAATGGCTTATTAAACAAACTTGAATCTACTATAATTGGTGTTACGAGTGTCACGAACATTTTACCGAGCATTGGCGGAAGTGAGATTGAAAGTGATGAAGATTTTCGAGCCCGGATATTAGAACAGTTTTCAGTTCTTAATTTAAATACACAAAAGTTTTATGAGACTCTTGCCAAATATAGTAATCCGACTGTGTATAAAGCTTTAGCAAAACATAATCCTCTGAACCTGGGAACAAAAATTTATCTTGTTAAAAACTCATTTGGAACTTATACCTCACCTGAACTTACAGCAATAGCGAATAATATATACTCAAACCAAAGAGCTCTTAATCCAATTACTTGCACAAATGCTACAATTAAAGCAATCGAGATCAGTTTTCACTATAAAAGAGATCAAAGAGTTAGCCGTGGGAAAATATATTCCGACTCTTCAAAAGTAATTTCAAACTTTATCGAGGGAATCTTTGATTTTGGATGTACTCTAAACTATTTTGATCTTTATCGTAGAATACTGGCAGTCGATGGTATTACTGAAATGAGAGAAAGTCTGTTTTTTATTAATCAGGGGCAACAAAATATCGCACTCTTAGACACAGAGGTACCGAGATTTATAAAATTAACCATCAACGATGGTACTGTTACAGAACTTGGGATAGAGCAGGAGTACTCCTCACTATGA
- a CDS encoding peptidoglycan recognition protein family protein, whose product MSRFVQSISINKAIGRNISSCSIQLAPAPGETTRDTILNNVMWKSLVMRLMRPYQLIWVKLNRLNSEYTFIGLIDIPKESINQNSAQPSQALTISASSILGKTLISESIVGSQILASFTGKEHEAMIKEWFGQDGYDFMKFSRGLDKDGKSVFLNTPDKAIQWILQNGIRQRKFLVYNDAGQARKVQIGDILDFRGNAEKISSVRVLKNEFLFGPELSIYTGNLWNYLEQCIDSRFYEMFTEIDSYKTDDGTSRTVDKLIIRPIPYSYKKIDRLRQKELDSKGLKANSDEWLYFDDLPISLVTSTRDIRQLNFSITDKEYFNYFTLEYNNSILAPQGSDLSLFGYSPPIINGEGLMEFGLRELKLTSRNPMNFGREHQEYDDARKKKESIGAIEPGALARAHESLMTKREKGLEWYGFPYLENGQIIVPGDETIKLGTRLQIADKEYFYVIDTVDGLKPFSGRGMEYYIQSIQHTWSVGSEFQTNLGLIRGIPVITDNDASDMIYKYFEYIWKTKFDTLPYYRKSETKTQDEINQHATDDIASDTDIKEDKKRQFSKYKSINRPIEKSAFYQDTYFKNQIVLHHTGADGIEGAIAEWNRETDLEKEKKIKIAAHMIIGKDGNVVQTIPDFQQWAYHSSQGGFQDRYSIGIELENWGALILKNGIYYTSVDGKTISTVYTGQVFDNKVEYRGSRYFAAYTEAQINTTFQEVLRLCNKFNIPKRVITDFSLSASYIGFKGIVSHHNFDRNKHNVSPAFPLVELAQYLKDN is encoded by the coding sequence ATGAGTCGATTTGTTCAATCGATTTCAATCAATAAGGCAATTGGAAGAAATATTTCAAGCTGCTCGATACAATTGGCACCGGCTCCGGGGGAAACCACACGGGATACGATATTAAACAATGTTATGTGGAAATCACTCGTGATGAGATTGATGCGACCGTATCAATTGATTTGGGTTAAGCTAAACCGGTTAAACTCCGAGTATACATTTATCGGTTTAATCGACATTCCGAAGGAAAGCATCAACCAAAATTCAGCTCAACCATCGCAAGCTTTAACAATTAGTGCGAGCAGTATTTTAGGAAAAACTTTAATCTCTGAAAGCATAGTTGGTAGTCAAATCCTTGCATCATTCACGGGCAAAGAACATGAAGCGATGATTAAAGAGTGGTTTGGTCAGGACGGATATGATTTTATGAAATTTAGCAGGGGATTGGATAAAGATGGAAAGAGTGTATTTCTTAACACCCCTGACAAAGCAATTCAATGGATCCTTCAGAATGGAATAAGACAAAGAAAATTCCTTGTCTACAATGATGCAGGGCAAGCCCGTAAAGTGCAAATCGGTGATATACTTGATTTTCGAGGTAATGCAGAAAAAATATCGAGTGTCAGAGTCTTGAAAAACGAATTTTTATTCGGACCCGAGTTAAGCATTTATACGGGGAATTTGTGGAATTATCTGGAACAGTGTATAGATTCAAGATTCTACGAGATGTTTACGGAAATCGATTCTTATAAGACGGACGACGGTACATCGAGAACAGTCGATAAACTTATTATCAGACCAATTCCGTACTCTTACAAAAAAATTGATAGACTGAGACAGAAAGAACTTGACAGTAAGGGGCTAAAAGCGAACTCTGATGAGTGGCTATATTTTGATGATCTGCCAATTTCCCTTGTCACCTCAACCAGGGATATTCGACAATTGAATTTTTCGATTACCGATAAAGAGTATTTCAATTATTTCACGCTTGAGTATAACAACAGCATTTTGGCACCACAGGGGAGTGATCTTTCACTTTTTGGTTACTCACCCCCGATAATCAACGGTGAAGGGTTGATGGAATTTGGACTTCGAGAGTTAAAACTTACTTCACGGAACCCAATGAATTTTGGCAGAGAGCACCAAGAATATGATGACGCCAGAAAGAAAAAAGAATCTATAGGAGCCATTGAGCCGGGGGCATTAGCGCGGGCACACGAATCATTAATGACAAAAAGAGAAAAGGGGCTTGAGTGGTATGGTTTCCCATATCTTGAGAACGGGCAGATAATCGTCCCCGGAGATGAAACAATCAAGCTCGGAACCCGACTTCAAATCGCAGATAAAGAGTATTTCTATGTGATAGATACAGTCGATGGGCTAAAACCCTTTTCCGGGAGAGGGATGGAATATTACATTCAGTCGATTCAACACACTTGGAGTGTGGGGAGTGAGTTTCAAACCAATCTTGGTTTAATTCGCGGGATCCCTGTCATTACTGACAATGACGCCAGCGACATGATCTATAAATACTTCGAGTATATCTGGAAAACGAAATTTGATACTTTGCCATACTATAGAAAGTCAGAAACAAAAACGCAAGATGAAATTAATCAACATGCGACAGATGATATAGCTTCTGATACAGACATTAAAGAGGATAAGAAAAGGCAATTTAGCAAATACAAATCGATCAATCGCCCAATCGAAAAGAGTGCATTCTATCAGGACACTTATTTTAAGAATCAGATTGTTTTGCATCATACGGGCGCAGATGGGATTGAGGGGGCTATTGCAGAGTGGAATAGAGAAACCGATCTCGAAAAAGAGAAGAAAATTAAAATCGCAGCTCACATGATAATAGGCAAAGATGGGAATGTTGTTCAAACTATCCCGGACTTTCAACAGTGGGCATATCATTCATCACAGGGAGGATTTCAAGACCGATATAGCATAGGCATTGAACTTGAGAACTGGGGAGCACTGATACTTAAAAATGGGATATATTACACTTCGGTCGATGGCAAGACAATAAGCACTGTCTACACAGGACAAGTTTTCGATAATAAAGTTGAGTATAGAGGAAGTCGGTATTTCGCAGCATACACAGAGGCACAGATTAATACAACTTTTCAGGAAGTGTTAAGACTTTGCAATAAGTTCAACATCCCCAAAAGAGTGATTACAGATTTTAGTCTGTCCGCAAGTTATATAGGCTTTAAAGGGATCGTGAGTCACCACAATTTTGATAGGAACAAACATAATGTATCACCTGCATTTCCGCTCGTTGAATTAGCACAATATCTGAAGGATAATTAA